The DNA sequence CGGCTTTCAGCACTCTAGGTTTCGAGTTTCGATTTTCAGCGCCTGCGCTGAGACCCGGCCCGCCCCCGCCCTGTCCACGGCTCCGCCCCGCCCCCGGGCTATGTAAAGCCTGCCCGCGTGTGATCGCGCCACCGCGAGACGCCTGTGTCCCTCGCGCAGGCGGGCGGCCCCGGAGAGCTAGTGCCCCCCCAAAGGCGGCGACCGCGGCGCCCCACTCATCATGGTGAGCGCACGCGTGGCGGTCGGGACGGGTGGGAGAGGCCCCTGGGTTTGCACTCTAACGGAAAGCAAGAGCGCTTGGGGAGTCTTGGGAGGAAGTGGCAAATGAGGACCCGGGGTTCCGCAGTTGGGTTCCAGGCTATCTAGGTGCTCCAGGGCAGCCTGAAGGTAGGGGAAACCGGGAGGCCTGGGGAAAAGCGCCCACCGCTGGAGAAGGAAAACGGTGGCGTTTAGCAGGGAGGGACTCCCTGGGGACACCAGCTGGCGGGTGGGCTTGGGCCTGGAGTAGCAACCATGAGCCCAGGGCTGCTGCTTGAGCCCGCGCTTGGTAGCCATTCCTTGCCTGTCTCTGCCCAAGACCACAATAGTTCAGCTAAGATCTTAGGGTGCAGATGAGAGGCAGAACCAGTGTAGTTTGCAGTAAAAACTGTCATGACTTTGTTGCTTTTAGCAGACAGGAAAACAAGTGGCTGAGAGGTGCAGCTAACACACGGCAAAGTAGGGGGGCAGAGATCCTGAACACAGGTCCCCTGTGCTGCCCAGTCCTGGTGCAGGCACAAAGACCATGATTTTGGGGGACAGGGGTGAGGAGGACAACCCAAGAGAGGGCAGAGGAGGAGGTGGTAGGCAGTGAATAAGGCTCTTTGTCCAGTGGTCTCCTGCCCTGCCCCCCACCAATCCTCTGTGAGACCATTGTCCCCCCCATCTCAGACAAGAGAGTATTATCTGTTGCTGCCATTGTTGGAGGAAGGGAGGCAATCTTTGGGTGGCCCTCCTCCATTCCTACCCTCCTCTGGATACTCAGAGCCAGAGCAGCTGTGGCTTTGCCCACAGAGCCCTGGGCCTCCAAAGAGGACGTCCTTAAGAGGTGCCAAGAATATAAAAGTTAGGCCAGGCCTAGAACCCCAGGCCCCAGCCTCCCCTGCATGCATTTCTCTGTGGGGGGCAGCAGTGAGTGGTCCTTGGGGTGAGGAGAGGAATAGGTTAGGGAGCTTCAGTAAggtcccttctccttcttccacagtGCAACCCCACACAGATACTAAAGGAGAAAAAGGCCACCCCTCCCTACCTGGGAAAACACCTAGGGCCCAAAGGGGCTTTAAGTCAGGCCTGGGGATTTCTGAGCTGGGGCTTCCCACTAGAACTAGACCAGAGCTAAGTGGACAGTGCTGGCAGGCTGGCTGGAGGGACCTGGACTTAcgtctccttttccctcctcatacAGAACAGAGGCTTCTCCCGAAAGAGCCACACATTCCTGCCCAAGATCTTCTTCCGCAAAATGTCTTCCTCAGGGCCCAAGGACAAGCCTGAGCTGCAGTTTCCCTTTCTTCAGGATGAAAATACAGTGGCCACGCTacacaagtgcaagaccctcttcatCCTGCGTGGCCTGCCTGGCAGTGGCAAGTCTACACTGGCTCGGGTCATCGTGGATAAGTACCGAGATGGCACCAAGATGGTGTCTGCTGATGCTTACAAGATCATTCCCGGCCCTCGAGGACCCTTCTCTGAGGAGTACAAGCGGCTCGACAATGAGCTGGCTGCCTACTGCCGCCGGGACATCAGAATTCTCGTGCTTGATGACACCAACCATGAGCGGGAGCGGCTGGAGCAGCTCTTTGAAATGGCTGACCAGTACCAGTACCAGGTGGTGTTGGTGGAGCCCAAGACAGCATGGAGGCTGGACTGTGCCCAGCTCAAGGAGAAGAACCAGTGGCAGCTGTCCGCTGATGACCTGAAGAAGCTGAAGCCTGGGCTGGAAAAGGACTTCCTGCCACTCTACTTTGGCTGGTTCCTGACCAAGAAGTGCTCTGAGACCCTCCACAAAGCTGGCCAGCTCTTTCTGGAGGAGCTAGGGAACCACAAGGCCTTCAAGAAGGAGCTGCGACACTGTAGGTGGCATGGGGGTTGGGTGGTTGTGCTCTCACCTCATTCATAAGCCCACCTTGCCAAGCACAGGGCACTGTGTGCAGAGGACCAGTGTGCTCAAAGTATAGGGTGTGAAGTGGGGAAGGCAGATGGAGGCTCACCATGATCAGCCAGAAGCAAGTCGGTGCATAATAGAGGTAGCTTTGGGGAATGGGAGTCGAATGGGAATATAAGGAGAGGTGCTGCCCAGAGCACCTTTCCTTCTAGCTCTCCTCTCCTCACTGCCCCTCTCCCAGCCTGGATCTAGACTGCCATCCTGGTCTTGGGAAGTGGGAAAGGCAAATTACTATCATAACAGGAAATGTCACTATATAATATAAACTTGGAGAGAGATTTCTGCCCAGAgttgttaaattcatttttagcAGTAGAACCATGTTCCAAAACAAAATACGACATGGAATCCTAAGCTGT is a window from the Castor canadensis chromosome 11, mCasCan1.hap1v2, whole genome shotgun sequence genome containing:
- the Cnp gene encoding 2',3'-cyclic-nucleotide 3'-phosphodiesterase isoform X1: MNRGFSRKSHTFLPKIFFRKMSSSGPKDKPELQFPFLQDENTVATLHKCKTLFILRGLPGSGKSTLARVIVDKYRDGTKMVSADAYKIIPGPRGPFSEEYKRLDNELAAYCRRDIRILVLDDTNHERERLEQLFEMADQYQYQVVLVEPKTAWRLDCAQLKEKNQWQLSADDLKKLKPGLEKDFLPLYFGWFLTKKCSETLHKAGQLFLEELGNHKAFKKELRHFISGDEPGEKIELVSYFGKRPPGVLHCTTKFCDYGKEVGADEYAQQDVVKKSYSKAFTLTISALFVTPKTTGARVELNEEEMLLWPNDVDKLSSDSLPRGSRAHITLGCAGDVEAKQTGFDLLEIVRQEKGGSRGEEVGALSQGKLYSLGNGRWMLSLAKKMDVKAIFTGYYGKGKPVSTHGSRKGGACTII
- the Cnp gene encoding 2',3'-cyclic-nucleotide 3'-phosphodiesterase isoform X2: MSSSGPKDKPELQFPFLQDENTVATLHKCKTLFILRGLPGSGKSTLARVIVDKYRDGTKMVSADAYKIIPGPRGPFSEEYKRLDNELAAYCRRDIRILVLDDTNHERERLEQLFEMADQYQYQVVLVEPKTAWRLDCAQLKEKNQWQLSADDLKKLKPGLEKDFLPLYFGWFLTKKCSETLHKAGQLFLEELGNHKAFKKELRHFISGDEPGEKIELVSYFGKRPPGVLHCTTKFCDYGKEVGADEYAQQDVVKKSYSKAFTLTISALFVTPKTTGARVELNEEEMLLWPNDVDKLSSDSLPRGSRAHITLGCAGDVEAKQTGFDLLEIVRQEKGGSRGEEVGALSQGKLYSLGNGRWMLSLAKKMDVKAIFTGYYGKGKPVSTHGSRKGGACTII